The stretch of DNA TGCAATCAGCACGCGCAAGAAACGATGTGAACCATGCAGCAGATACATTATTGAATTGGACTGTTGGGTGAAGATAAGCAAAAACAAGACACGATGAACATTCCCTCCTGTTCATTGGTTGTTACAGAGGAATATAATATGGTATCTGTTTGTTCATCACAAGCACGTGTTCGTTGATTTGAACTCTAATATCAGTCTTCTTCCTTTACAAGAGTTATTATTACACttacagagagagagagagagagagcagaaactagtaatatatgtatgtacttCTGGCTGTATCATTCCCAACTAATCAAACTAAACTGAATTTCTGAAGGAAAAAAGGATTGATTTTTCCTTGCGCCGGCGACATGGCTAGGGCCTAGGGCGTCTTCTCATATGAGGGCGCCATGGGCGGCGTCGAGCGGCTCGGCCATGGGCATGGGGAAGCCGCACCACGGCGCGTAGAGCTGCGCCTCCTCGGCACCGGGGCGCAAGGGCAGTGGCTGCATCGGCGCGACGGACACGGACTGGGCCTgccggggcggcgggggcgccggggcgccggtgagcctctggACGAGCTCCCTGAACTCCCTCGGCTCGACGCGGTACAccttgggcggcggcggcggccctgACGACGGAGCCCCGCGCCAAGGCTTGGACGGCGGCTTCTGCACCGCCCTGAGCGCCGCCTCGTGCGGCGGGGCCGAGCGTCCGGCGTGGTGCAGGTCCATTGATTTTGATTGGTTGGTTGTAGTAGAGGCGGCAGAAGCAGGAGTCAGTCAAGAAGAAATGCagtgggaggaggagcagaggaggaggagaggagatatatgcaatgcaatgcaatgcaatggaAGCGCGTGCGTGGTGGGGTTCCATTCTAGAAGTAGagaagggggaggagaggtggcgggagaggaggagatggcggcTGACACGTGGAGTGGAGGCGGCCGGTCAATGGTGGCCGGCAACCTGCTAGGTACGGCCATGGCCATCTTCCATCcacgcacggcacggcacggcaaccCATCTccatccccatccccatccccatcTTCTCAGAGATCTCCCCTTGGCCTTGGAGACACCGATGCATAGCAAGTGATGAGGCAGCCGCCCACATGGGCCTCGCTCTTACCGACCAACAATGCCTCACTTTGCCCTTTGATGGCTGGCTACCTATGCTTGCTTGCCTTATCTCATCATTCTACATAcgatctaaaaaaaaattattaaaagggCTGAATAAAAGAGAACTCTTTTCggttctttcttcttttcagtaatactaaaaaatttattgctATATCTTCAACGACGTATGTCGAGTAGAGAAGCTAAAGTCCCCCTAGCCTCTTGCGGTAGATCTGTCCCTGATACCTGCCATGTACATAAAAAGAGCATCGGAACCTATAAAACATACTCATAGGATGATTTTTGGcttaattcttaaaattgAAACCTCTTTGGGACACTTTTCAAGATGCTCTAACCGGTCCATATGTAGGCTGCTTTTGAATATGCTACCATAACTAATGCATAGTTTCCAAATTGAATCCTCATGCACTGTGTATCTTGCTATTCTACACTCGTCTTGTATACGTGCTCTTACTTATAATTAGGAGCGGTAAGTAGCTCTTCATTTtgatatacaaaatttaagaactaggtctaaaaaatatgagttcaaatttaacaaattttgTTTAGCTAAAGATTATATAAGGACTAAATAGATTTATAAAAGAACTCATAAACCTTGACCCATTACCACCGTTGCGTAGGGTCATGACATGAAAATGGAAGCAGACTTTAGTTTCCTACATGCATTAGAATCATCGTCAATTCGTCATAtaccgatatatatatatatatatatatgcaatttcTTCATCTCGGTATTGTTTTCTGACATCCTACGAACCGTACTAAATGACAATTGTCTACTGTTAGCTTTGTCTGAATAACAACCATATGTTGAGTACCTGAGCACGGCCAATCAATgattatagtagttaattaacACGTGCGGCTAGTTATACAAAACTGGAATTTTTTGGCATGCCACTATTTTTCTCTGTACGTTCTTCCTACAACACCGTTCGTCTCAACTCTTCAGACCTTTGGAGTACCAATTAATTCTTCAGAACTATATCTGAACAATAGACACGGCAAATTCTCCTTTTTCAGCTTCATTCCCCCTTTTTTGGCTGcctttttgttttctccaAAACAATATTCTCATTTTCTTAACCTTGATTCCCTTGCGCCTTGTAATTATTCTTGATGTGTAGTTTATTATCTCCAGATTCCTGATTTAATATAATCTAACATCTCCCTTAAGATGTACAAAGTTCTTGATATCTCCCAGTAGATGAAAGGTTGTGTTGTTTgacccatatttttttagttttctcaTCGATTGTTTGTGCGTATATGtataagtttatcatctttatctttttagattaatttttaattttacattacttaattcattaaaatataattaaatggctataaaaataataataataagttttCTATCACAGCGGAAGAGATTAAGAGATTATGAGTCATCGCTCGGTCTCTATCTCCCTCCAGTGACCGTGTAATCtattttactccctccgtcccaaaataagctaatttttcattttttacctataatcttttgactctttgttttattcaaattttttttagattgatatttttgtttttattagatgataaatcatgaatagtactttacgtgtgactaattttttttctaatttcctaaaaattttcaaataagacggatggtcaaacactAGACACAGTAACcgaagaattgattttttttggacagagggagtagtatagtCTACGGttggtggggcccaccaaACAGAAACTGATAACTGAAAGTGAAAGCATAGTATTCTTGCCGATACCACCCCCAGCTCCCGTTCATTTACATACAATTcaatttctcttttattttattttattttcttttcttttacgaCTATATATCGTTTTGGATTGTGAGCTAAAAGTAGCGGTTGACACACTTAGCTATGTGACATGTTTGTGACActttcttttcctcctttGGGCGAATCAGAAGAAGAGCTTTGTGAACTCATAGCTCTTTGGTGtgcagttaaaaaaaaatagtcgaGCATTATCTGTACTACTACTTGATAGTAAAAAACATCATACGCTACTGACTAAATGATGTTGTGTTActctggaaaaaaaactatccaACACACACAACATGTACATGATAGCTCATGTTAACTAAAGAAGTGGTTCTATTTTTGTTAGCCAAATCTTAGATAAATTGGCTAAAATATGATACGAACTTAGTCAAATTAAGTATGTCAAGCAATCAATCACTTATTCCCCTGCATGACTTGACATGGAATCGGTTGATGATTGAAATAACTGAGGAAACCATTGTGAGGGCCAACATTCATTCCCCTGCAATAGAtgatatatacacataaatgTTGCTCTTTAGCTGCATTAGCCCCAATTGGTCACTGCATCAAATTATTTGCTACAGCTCGATGCCACACAATTagtcctaattttttttgctgtagTCGTATGCTAAATGAATGTACCCATCCAACCCATTGCAATTTTCAGTGTGCACATTTTGGACGATTCaacatatacaaaaatatatataaaaaaaatctatgacTTATCTTTATTTCAGGATTTAGCCAtagcaaaaccaaaaaaaatacaggagCTCAAAAATGACGTAAACAAAGTTTAGCATATAATTACCATTCTTGCAAATCAGAGGTTAGATCCACCTTCTCGGCTGGAGGAGGACAAGCATCAGTACCATATCCATTCTTTGTAGCCAACCAAGCTCCCGGAGCAGAAGATCTTGTTGCTGCACTGCAGCAAACCATCCCGGCGGACAGGAACCAGCACCACCTTGCATTGGCGTTGGGAGAAACCAAGTACGAGCTTGCCGTCGATGACGATGGAGGCACATGCGACCAACCACTGGGTCCAGACATGGATGGGATGGCctgcagcgacggcggcgcaatTTCTCGCTTCGAGTGACGCGACATCGGAAGGATCGATGAAAACTAGGGTTTTGGTGGGGATTGATTTGGGGATTTCTGGGACTGATTTGGTGGATGATTTGtttattgcattttttttgctgtgtTGGGCACTTGATTTTGGCGCGAATAAAAGAGATTTTACACTCCACAAAAAGATCCCGCGCGCTCAATGGGGAATTCCCTTCCCGCGGCGCGAAGGTGGCGACCCGTGGTGGGGATTGAAGCGTTGCACACGGGATCACATAATAAATGATGGGCCCCACAAAACAGGTGAATAATCGCTCGTATTGACTTTCAGGTGGgtgataacttttttttctatgctaTCGCTTGACTTTTGTATGGTAGCCGGTCCAACTCTTTCTacccttttctctttcctccagCTAGACTTATGCTGATGTGGATTTTTCTACAGCTAACCTATAGCCTACTAGtatacctgctctaagggAATCTACCTATACTTGTTTGACTCGTCGACATGTAGGACTTAGTTTGTTAGAATAGAAGGTTGTCACGGCTATGGCTGTCCAAACATAAGCCAAATTTGCTTAACCTTAACCGTGGAAGGTAAGTAAAAAACTCTGAGAAAATTTATGCACATTAAACCTGAATGACTTGACATGGAATGATTATACAGGTCAAGAACCAAATTTGTAGCCAAAAACACTTTTCCCTACCTCACCAAGAAAGCGACGCtcgtgaagaagaagaacaaaaaggaaagaaagcgAAATTTATAATAGTCCCTAAAAGCATAACCCAAAAGGAATGTAGTGGAATTTCCTAATGTCGTGAGGGGGACGCTGAAAAATGAAAGTAAcggaaggggggggggggggggggggaaggcAACAACAATTCAACCATGGCCGTGGCCGTGCTGAAAAGCCAAACccccttctccttcctctgcTTCTTCCATCTTTTTCCAGCGTTTCGATCGAGAGCGGAGGAGGATCATCTCCTCATCacaactcgatcgatcgatctgctgctgctatttcttcttcgtcttcgtcttcgtctcctctgctgctgctgcttcgtgATCAAAGGTCGTTCACTCATCAGCTCTGCTTTTGCTTGGTTTCTATATATCCGCTTCGTTCATTGTATTGATTCTTCTTGTTTCTT from Oryza brachyantha chromosome 12, ObraRS2, whole genome shotgun sequence encodes:
- the LOC102711933 gene encoding neural Wiskott-Aldrich syndrome protein-like, which gives rise to MDLHHAGRSAPPHEAALRAVQKPPSKPWRGAPSSGPPPPPKVYRVEPREFRELVQRLTGAPAPPPPRQAQSVSVAPMQPLPLRPGAEEAQLYAPWCGFPMPMAEPLDAAHGALI